The following proteins are co-located in the Haloplanus sp. HW8-1 genome:
- a CDS encoding DUF6276 family protein, translated as MQRSRVSRRDVPVARGEVGADGSESGTMTCPVCGAHTVAFAVPSALREHAPGSGGHAAICTNCLRTHAVGGDAVDGPSDFAAVHSAFPDGEAGAALALSLGLLNSLALRRDDIDDCCAYAERAGADVLLTLDRLAAEEGIDPHVDVDRRRHQLAEMLR; from the coding sequence GTGCAACGATCCAGGGTCAGCCGGCGGGACGTCCCGGTGGCACGCGGCGAGGTGGGAGCGGACGGGAGTGAGAGCGGGACCATGACGTGTCCGGTCTGCGGTGCGCACACCGTCGCGTTCGCCGTGCCGTCGGCGCTCCGCGAGCACGCCCCCGGATCGGGCGGGCACGCGGCCATCTGTACGAACTGTCTGCGGACCCATGCAGTCGGCGGGGACGCCGTCGACGGTCCGTCCGACTTCGCGGCCGTCCACTCCGCCTTCCCGGACGGCGAGGCAGGGGCCGCGCTGGCGCTGTCGCTCGGCCTACTCAACTCGCTGGCCCTCCGACGTGACGACATCGACGACTGCTGTGCGTACGCCGAGCGGGCGGGGGCGGACGTCCTGTTGACGCTCGATCGGCTCGCGGCCGAGGAGGGGATCGATCCTCACGTCGACGTCGACCGGCGGCGTCACCAGTTGGCGGAGATGCTCCGCTAG
- a CDS encoding V-type ATP synthase subunit D produces the protein MAEDVKPTRKNLMAIEDRIELSERGHDTLEQKRDGLIMEFMDILDQAQDIRADLDANYETAQRKINMARAMEGDVAVRGAAAALKEHPEITTQSKNIMGVVVPQIESSRVRKSLDQRGYGLLGSSARIDEAADAYEELLESIILAAEVETAMKKMLTEIETTKRRVNALEFKLLPDLHENKEYIEQKLEEQEREEIFRLKKIKAKKEEEEKAEAVAEAEAEAENGLEVVEADD, from the coding sequence ATGGCCGAGGACGTCAAACCCACTCGAAAGAACCTCATGGCGATAGAGGACCGGATCGAACTCTCCGAGCGGGGACACGACACGCTCGAACAGAAGCGGGACGGCCTCATCATGGAGTTCATGGACATCCTGGACCAGGCCCAGGACATTCGCGCGGACCTCGACGCGAACTACGAGACCGCACAGCGAAAGATCAACATGGCGCGGGCGATGGAAGGCGACGTGGCCGTCCGCGGCGCCGCCGCCGCGCTCAAGGAACACCCTGAGATCACGACCCAGTCGAAAAACATCATGGGCGTGGTCGTGCCACAGATCGAGTCCTCGCGCGTCAGAAAGAGCCTCGATCAACGGGGGTACGGCCTGCTCGGCTCCTCGGCACGCATCGACGAGGCCGCGGACGCCTACGAGGAACTCCTCGAGTCGATCATCCTCGCCGCCGAGGTGGAGACGGCGATGAAGAAGATGCTGACCGAGATCGAGACCACCAAGCGCCGCGTCAACGCGCTGGAGTTCAAACTCCTGCCCGACCTCCACGAGAACAAGGAGTACATCGAGCAGAAACTCGAAGAGCAGGAACGTGAAGAGATCTTCCGCCTGAAGAAGATCAAGGCCAAAAAAGAGGAAGAGGAGAAAGCGGAGGCGGTCGCCGAGGCCGAGGCCGAGGCCGAAAACGGACTCGAAGTCGTCGAAGCCGACGACTGA
- a CDS encoding Brp/Blh family beta-carotene 15,15'-dioxygenase, protein MEGTHHTADADGSGETIRAALMYTVGSRPAWIVVGTLTLGSVVTAAIGVAPTLPPLVRYLPLAVSLLAFGLPHGAVDHLAPARAAGRRPTGPSMAVVGLGYLLFGGAYAAFWVVAPAASAALFVGLTWLHWGQGDLYALDVLGNDHLDGRWTRTGTLLVRGGLPMLVPLFRFPERYRSVIDAWVALFGRNLDATWLVAPDVRLGLGVAFVALTVGTLLAGYRSSGGRDWRRDAAETLLLWAYFLVVPPLFAVGVYFCVWHSLRHVVRLIGVDDGARTAAAARGPTAALLRTGRDATPLTAVSVLLLVGVAVVAGVDTAPETLAALYLVFIAVLTLPHVVVVTWMDRTERLGLGWRAGKQ, encoded by the coding sequence ATGGAGGGAACACACCACACTGCGGACGCCGACGGGTCAGGGGAGACGATTCGAGCGGCACTCATGTACACGGTGGGCAGTCGCCCCGCCTGGATCGTCGTCGGGACCCTGACGCTCGGATCAGTCGTCACGGCGGCGATCGGTGTGGCTCCGACGCTTCCGCCGCTCGTGCGCTATCTCCCGCTGGCCGTGAGCCTCCTGGCGTTCGGGTTGCCCCACGGCGCCGTGGACCACCTCGCGCCGGCCCGGGCGGCCGGGCGGCGGCCGACGGGGCCATCGATGGCGGTCGTCGGCCTCGGCTACCTCCTGTTCGGCGGGGCCTACGCCGCGTTCTGGGTCGTCGCGCCGGCCGCCTCGGCGGCGCTGTTCGTCGGGCTGACCTGGCTGCACTGGGGGCAGGGCGACCTCTACGCCCTCGACGTCCTCGGGAACGACCACCTCGACGGGCGGTGGACGCGCACGGGCACACTGCTCGTCCGGGGCGGCCTGCCGATGCTGGTCCCGCTGTTTCGCTTCCCGGAGCGCTACCGGTCGGTGATCGACGCCTGGGTCGCACTGTTCGGCCGGAACCTCGATGCGACGTGGCTCGTGGCCCCCGACGTTCGTCTCGGCCTCGGGGTCGCCTTCGTGGCCCTGACGGTCGGGACGCTCCTCGCTGGCTACCGCTCCAGCGGGGGACGCGACTGGCGCCGCGACGCCGCCGAGACGTTGTTGCTGTGGGCGTACTTCCTCGTCGTCCCGCCGCTGTTCGCCGTCGGAGTGTACTTCTGTGTGTGGCACTCGCTGCGACACGTGGTTCGGCTGATCGGCGTCGACGACGGGGCACGGACGGCGGCGGCGGCCCGTGGCCCGACCGCGGCGCTCCTGCGGACGGGACGCGACGCGACGCCGTTGACCGCCGTATCGGTCCTCCTGCTCGTCGGCGTGGCCGTCGTCGCCGGGGTGGATACGGCACCCGAGACGCTGGCGGCGCTGTATCTGGTCTTCATCGCCGTCCTGACGCTTCCACACGTCGTCGTAGTGACGTGGATGGACCGGACGGAGCGGCTCGGCCTGGGGTGGCGCGCCGGGAAACAGTAA
- a CDS encoding lycopene cyclase domain-containing protein, with protein MTGPTYLQFHLAFLLPAMMFMVATAFVSRTHVGATVRAFGGGRDYWSGVAIITVVALVYTTPWDNYLIARGVWSYGAGSTLATLGHAPVEEYLFILVQPWLTALWLSHLSVPTEWPTVDGPIRKRLGALALAATIGVAGWRLLGTPATFYLGAILAWAAPVLALQWAVGAPQLWARRRLVALGTLVPTAYLCVADRIAIEYGIWILSERYTTGHTVGGLPVEEATFFLVTNCFVVQGLVLYRWVLDRYGTAEAAPKPDDVSDPDST; from the coding sequence ATGACCGGACCAACGTACCTGCAGTTCCACCTCGCCTTCCTGCTCCCGGCCATGATGTTCATGGTCGCGACGGCGTTCGTGAGCCGAACGCACGTGGGGGCCACCGTCCGGGCGTTCGGGGGTGGGCGGGACTACTGGTCCGGTGTCGCCATCATCACCGTCGTCGCGCTGGTGTACACGACGCCGTGGGACAACTACCTCATCGCGAGGGGTGTCTGGTCGTACGGCGCGGGGAGTACGCTCGCGACGCTCGGCCACGCGCCGGTCGAGGAGTATCTGTTCATCCTCGTCCAACCGTGGCTGACGGCGCTGTGGCTCTCCCACCTGTCCGTGCCGACCGAGTGGCCGACGGTCGACGGGCCGATCCGCAAACGGCTCGGTGCGCTGGCGCTCGCGGCGACCATCGGGGTCGCCGGCTGGCGGTTGCTCGGCACGCCGGCGACGTTCTACCTCGGAGCGATCCTGGCGTGGGCGGCACCGGTACTGGCCCTGCAGTGGGCCGTCGGCGCGCCGCAACTGTGGGCGCGGCGGCGACTCGTCGCGCTCGGTACCCTCGTACCGACGGCGTATCTCTGTGTGGCCGATCGGATCGCCATCGAGTACGGCATCTGGATCCTCTCGGAGCGGTACACCACCGGCCACACGGTCGGCGGACTCCCGGTCGAGGAGGCGACCTTCTTCCTCGTGACGAACTGTTTCGTCGTGCAGGGACTGGTCCTCTACCGGTGGGTTCTCGACCGGTACGGGACGGCAGAGGCGGCACCGAAACCGGACGACGTCAGCGACCCGGACTCGACGTGA
- a CDS encoding bacteriorhodopsin, whose protein sequence is MPQPGSEGIWLWIGTLGMFLGMLYFIARGWGETDRRRQEFYIVTIFITAIAFVNYLAMALGFGLTTVMVGGEELPIYWARYTDWFFTTPLLLLDLGLLVGASRNQLSALVGLDMLMIGTGAVATLSAGPGALGEGARRLIWWGVSTGFLLVLLYMLYGSLDEKASQLSGSAASTFSTLRTLIVVVWLIYPVWWIVGTEGLQMVPLSIETAGFMVLDLVAKVGFGIILLSSREVLDAAGSSAAAAEPAD, encoded by the coding sequence ATGCCACAACCTGGTAGCGAAGGCATCTGGCTTTGGATCGGCACGCTCGGCATGTTCCTGGGGATGCTGTACTTCATCGCCAGGGGCTGGGGCGAAACTGACCGGCGGCGACAGGAGTTTTACATCGTCACCATCTTCATCACCGCCATCGCGTTCGTAAACTATCTCGCGATGGCACTGGGGTTCGGGTTGACGACGGTGATGGTCGGTGGCGAGGAGCTACCGATCTACTGGGCGCGGTACACGGACTGGTTCTTCACGACACCGCTCTTGCTCCTCGATCTCGGCCTGCTGGTCGGGGCGAGCCGAAACCAGCTATCGGCGCTTGTCGGCCTCGACATGCTGATGATCGGGACGGGAGCGGTCGCGACGCTGTCGGCGGGACCGGGCGCCCTCGGCGAGGGGGCGCGCCGGCTGATCTGGTGGGGCGTCTCCACCGGCTTCCTGCTCGTCCTCCTGTACATGCTGTACGGGTCGCTCGACGAGAAGGCCAGTCAGCTCTCGGGGTCGGCTGCCTCGACGTTTAGCACGCTACGGACGCTGATCGTGGTGGTCTGGCTGATCTACCCCGTGTGGTGGATCGTCGGTACCGAAGGGCTGCAGATGGTGCCACTGTCCATCGAGACGGCGGGATTCATGGTGCTCGACCTCGTCGCGAAGGTCGGCTTCGGCATCATCCTCCTGTCGAGCCGCGAGGTACTCGACGCCGCGGGATCGAGTGCGGCGGCCGCGGAACCGGCCGACTGA
- a CDS encoding bacterio-opsin activator domain-containing protein — MSEVPRAFTGGDPIGVTKPDDWTATGVASSDAVDEALKTRTIDEAPVGITVADATTPNMPLVYVNTTFERITGYPSTYAVGRNCRFLQGEATRDEPVARMRAAIEAGEATSVELRNYTRDGDPFWNEVTLSPLRDATGEVAYYVGFQQDVTRRKHAERAAARRAARIESEQATQEHLLDRLDGVVGDVTAAVSRARSHGDLVCGVVSSLESTYAGAWYGEYDPAADVVVPAAKAGTTAGDVPARTFPVGDGGDDPVATAVSGALDDRRVRIESLATATGEVNVVAAVPLWYGDVQYGVFCVYSRDCSVFAEHERDVLTALGRTVATGTNALESQRTLRADEAVELRFGLFDEHPLTELAARLDCRVRYTGSVGDRDQPADLLELTGCEVDGEAVRRAVTGLDVDVLAVLVDGADGCLVELSVADPGLRGLLAEHGAELRAATFDRSTGQFTVNVARESLARSLAEAVTERFESADLLGFRRQDRRTETQREFLATLEADLTERQHAALVRAYTGGYFEWPHEATGDDIASAMGVCRSTFHQHLRAAERKLVGALVDRGFGADAGAVTDGEASPN, encoded by the coding sequence ATGTCGGAGGTGCCGAGAGCGTTTACCGGGGGCGACCCCATCGGGGTGACGAAACCGGATGACTGGACGGCGACAGGGGTAGCGAGTAGCGACGCCGTCGACGAAGCGTTGAAAACGCGGACTATAGACGAGGCGCCGGTGGGAATCACCGTCGCCGACGCCACGACGCCGAACATGCCGCTGGTGTACGTGAACACCACCTTCGAGCGGATCACCGGCTATCCGTCGACGTACGCCGTCGGCCGGAACTGCCGGTTTCTGCAGGGCGAGGCGACGCGCGACGAACCGGTCGCACGGATGCGGGCCGCCATCGAGGCGGGGGAGGCAACCTCGGTCGAACTGCGGAACTACACCCGGGACGGCGACCCGTTCTGGAACGAGGTGACCCTCTCACCGCTCCGGGACGCGACCGGAGAGGTCGCCTACTACGTCGGCTTCCAGCAGGACGTGACCCGACGCAAACACGCCGAACGGGCCGCGGCGCGCCGGGCCGCCCGTATCGAGTCCGAGCAGGCGACACAGGAGCACCTCCTCGACCGTCTCGACGGGGTGGTCGGCGACGTGACGGCGGCGGTTTCTCGGGCACGGTCGCACGGCGACCTGGTGTGTGGTGTCGTCTCGAGCCTCGAATCGACGTACGCGGGCGCGTGGTACGGCGAGTACGATCCCGCCGCCGACGTCGTGGTCCCGGCAGCGAAAGCGGGGACGACGGCCGGTGACGTCCCGGCTCGGACGTTCCCGGTGGGCGACGGGGGCGACGATCCCGTCGCGACGGCGGTGTCGGGGGCGCTCGACGACCGGCGCGTCCGCATCGAGTCGCTCGCGACGGCCACCGGGGAGGTGAACGTGGTGGCCGCGGTACCGCTGTGGTACGGCGACGTCCAGTACGGGGTGTTCTGTGTCTACTCCCGAGACTGCAGCGTGTTCGCGGAACACGAGCGGGACGTCCTGACGGCGCTCGGGCGTACGGTCGCGACGGGGACGAACGCCCTGGAGAGCCAGCGGACACTGCGTGCCGACGAGGCGGTAGAGCTCCGGTTCGGCCTGTTCGACGAGCATCCGCTGACGGAACTCGCAGCCCGGCTGGACTGTCGGGTGAGATACACCGGGAGCGTCGGCGATCGCGACCAGCCGGCCGACCTGCTCGAACTGACCGGCTGCGAGGTCGACGGCGAGGCGGTGCGGAGGGCGGTCACGGGGCTGGACGTGGACGTACTCGCCGTCCTCGTCGACGGGGCCGACGGCTGCCTCGTCGAACTGTCGGTCGCCGATCCGGGACTCCGCGGCCTCCTCGCGGAGCACGGGGCCGAACTGCGGGCGGCGACGTTCGATCGGAGTACCGGTCAGTTCACGGTCAACGTGGCGAGGGAGTCGCTCGCCAGGTCGCTCGCCGAGGCCGTGACCGAACGGTTCGAGAGCGCCGATCTGCTCGGCTTTCGGCGGCAGGACCGACGGACCGAAACGCAACGAGAGTTTCTCGCGACCCTCGAAGCCGACCTGACGGAGCGCCAGCACGCGGCGCTGGTACGGGCGTACACCGGCGGCTACTTCGAGTGGCCACACGAGGCGACCGGCGACGACATCGCGTCGGCGATGGGCGTCTGTCGCTCGACGTTCCACCAGCACTTGCGGGCGGCGGAGCGGAAACTCGTCGGTGCGCTCGTCGACAGGGGGTTCGGGGCCGACGCCGGCGCGGTCACGGACGGCGAGGCAAGTCCCAACTAG
- a CDS encoding ATP synthase subunit B — protein MKEYKTITEISGPLVFAEVDKPIGYDEMVEIETADGEIRRGQVLESEDGLVAIQVFEGTSGIDKNAFVRFQGETLKMKLTEDLLGRVLSGSGEPIDGGPAIEPEERRDIVGAAINPYAREYPEEFIQTGVSAIDGMNTLVRGQKLPIFSGSGLPHNELALQIARQASVPEEEEEGEGSEFAVIFGAMGITAEEANEFMDDFERTGALERSVVFMNLADDPAVERTVTPRMALTTAEYLAFDKDYHVLVILTDMTNYCEALREIGAAREEVPGRRGYPGYMYTDLAQLYERAGRIQGRDGSVTQIPILTMPGDDDTHPIPDLTGYITEGQIYVDRDLNSQGVQPPVNVLPSLSRLMDDGIGEGLTRADHADVSDQMYAAYAEGEDLRDLVNIVGREALSDRDNKYLDFADAFESDFVDQGFDTNRGIGETLDIGWDLLSELPEEELNRIDEELIAEYYREDVAEEEATAD, from the coding sequence ATGAAAGAGTACAAGACGATCACCGAGATCAGCGGCCCGCTGGTGTTCGCCGAGGTGGACAAACCCATCGGCTACGACGAGATGGTCGAGATCGAGACGGCCGACGGCGAGATCCGCCGCGGGCAGGTGCTCGAATCCGAGGACGGCCTCGTCGCCATCCAGGTGTTCGAGGGGACCTCGGGCATCGACAAGAACGCGTTCGTCCGCTTCCAGGGCGAGACGCTGAAGATGAAATTGACCGAGGACCTCCTCGGCCGTGTCCTCTCGGGATCGGGCGAGCCCATCGACGGCGGCCCGGCCATCGAACCCGAGGAGCGACGGGACATCGTCGGCGCGGCGATCAACCCGTACGCCCGCGAGTACCCCGAGGAGTTCATCCAGACCGGCGTCTCCGCCATCGACGGGATGAACACCCTCGTTCGCGGGCAGAAGCTCCCGATCTTCTCCGGATCGGGGCTGCCGCACAACGAACTCGCGCTCCAGATCGCGCGACAGGCGAGCGTGCCCGAAGAGGAGGAAGAGGGCGAAGGCTCCGAGTTCGCCGTCATCTTCGGCGCGATGGGGATCACCGCCGAGGAGGCCAACGAGTTCATGGACGACTTCGAGCGCACCGGCGCGCTCGAACGCTCCGTGGTCTTCATGAACCTCGCGGACGACCCCGCCGTCGAGCGGACGGTCACGCCGCGGATGGCTCTGACGACCGCCGAGTACCTCGCCTTCGACAAGGATTACCACGTGCTGGTGATCCTGACGGACATGACCAACTACTGTGAGGCGCTCCGCGAGATCGGTGCCGCCCGCGAGGAGGTCCCGGGACGCCGTGGCTACCCCGGCTACATGTACACCGACCTGGCCCAGTTGTACGAGCGTGCCGGTCGGATTCAGGGCCGTGACGGCTCGGTGACCCAGATCCCGATCCTCACGATGCCCGGCGACGACGACACCCACCCGATCCCCGACCTGACGGGGTACATCACCGAGGGCCAGATCTACGTCGACCGCGACCTCAACAGTCAGGGGGTCCAGCCCCCGGTCAACGTGCTTCCCTCCCTGTCGCGTCTGATGGACGACGGCATCGGCGAAGGGCTGACCCGCGCCGACCACGCCGACGTCTCCGACCAGATGTACGCCGCGTACGCGGAGGGCGAGGACCTGCGTGACCTAGTGAACATCGTCGGTCGCGAGGCGCTGTCGGATCGTGACAACAAATACCTCGACTTCGCCGACGCGTTCGAGAGCGACTTCGTCGACCAGGGCTTCGACACGAACCGCGGCATCGGCGAGACGCTGGACATCGGCTGGGACCTCCTCTCGGAGCTTCCGGAGGAGGAGCTCAACCGGATCGACGAGGAACTCATCGCGGAGTACTACCGCGAAGACGTCGCCGAAGAAGAGGCGACGGCGGACTGA
- a CDS encoding ATP synthase subunit A, whose protein sequence is MSQADTIVREDGIIDSVSGPVVTAVDLDARMNDVVYVGDEGLMGEVIEIEGEITTIQVYEETSGVAPGEPVENTGEPLTVDLGPGLLDTIYDGVQRPLDVLQEKMNSAFLDRGVDAPGIDLEKEWEFTPEVEEGDTVEAGDVVGTVPETVTIEHKVLVPPDYEGGEVVAAESGEFNVEETVVELDNGEEIRMHQEWPVREARPAGDKKTPTEPLLTGQRVQDGLFPIAKGGTAAIPGPFGSGKTVTQQQLAKWSDADIVVYIGCGERGNEMTEVIEDFPELPDPQTGNPLMARTTLIANTSNMPVAARESCVYTGITIAEYYRDMGYDVALMADSTSRWAEAMREISSRLEEMPGEEGYPAYLAARLSQFYERAGYFDNINGTEGSISVVGAVSPPGGDFSEPVTQNTLRIVKCFWALDADLAERRHFPSINWNESYSLYREQLDPWFEDNVSEDWPEVRQWAVDTLDEEGELQEIVQLVGKDALPEDQQLTLEVARYLREAWLQQNAFHDVDTYCEPDKTYLILTTIKTFNDEAFDALEAGVPVEEITAIEALPRINRIGVQEDYEAYMDELKDDITAQLRELY, encoded by the coding sequence ATGAGTCAGGCAGACACGATCGTCCGAGAGGACGGCATCATCGACAGCGTGAGTGGTCCGGTCGTGACCGCCGTCGATCTCGACGCCCGAATGAACGACGTCGTCTACGTGGGCGACGAAGGGCTGATGGGCGAAGTTATCGAGATCGAGGGCGAGATCACGACCATTCAGGTGTACGAAGAGACCTCCGGGGTCGCCCCCGGCGAACCCGTCGAGAACACGGGTGAGCCGCTGACGGTCGACCTCGGACCGGGGCTGCTGGACACCATCTACGACGGCGTCCAGCGGCCCCTCGACGTGCTCCAAGAGAAGATGAACAGTGCGTTCCTCGACCGCGGGGTCGACGCGCCCGGCATCGACCTCGAGAAGGAGTGGGAGTTCACCCCCGAGGTCGAGGAGGGTGACACCGTCGAGGCCGGCGACGTGGTCGGCACGGTCCCGGAGACGGTGACCATCGAGCACAAGGTGCTCGTCCCGCCGGACTACGAGGGCGGCGAGGTCGTCGCCGCGGAGTCGGGGGAGTTCAACGTCGAGGAGACGGTCGTCGAACTCGACAACGGCGAGGAGATCCGGATGCACCAGGAGTGGCCGGTCCGTGAGGCCCGTCCCGCCGGCGACAAGAAGACGCCGACGGAGCCGCTCCTGACCGGCCAGCGGGTGCAGGACGGCCTGTTCCCCATCGCCAAAGGCGGCACCGCCGCCATCCCCGGACCGTTCGGCTCCGGGAAGACCGTCACCCAGCAACAGCTCGCCAAGTGGTCCGACGCGGACATCGTCGTCTACATCGGCTGTGGCGAGCGCGGCAACGAGATGACCGAGGTCATCGAGGACTTCCCGGAACTGCCCGACCCGCAGACGGGGAACCCGCTGATGGCCCGGACGACGCTCATCGCCAACACGTCGAACATGCCCGTCGCCGCCCGTGAGTCCTGCGTGTACACGGGAATCACCATCGCGGAGTACTACCGCGACATGGGGTACGACGTGGCGCTGATGGCCGACTCCACCTCGCGGTGGGCGGAGGCCATGCGCGAGATCAGTTCGCGCTTGGAGGAGATGCCCGGCGAGGAGGGCTATCCGGCCTACCTCGCGGCGCGGCTCTCCCAGTTCTACGAGCGCGCGGGCTACTTCGACAACATCAACGGCACCGAGGGGTCGATTTCGGTCGTCGGAGCCGTCTCGCCGCCGGGCGGCGACTTCTCCGAGCCGGTGACCCAGAACACGCTCCGGATCGTGAAGTGCTTCTGGGCGCTCGATGCCGACCTGGCCGAACGCCGACACTTCCCTTCGATCAACTGGAACGAGTCGTACTCCCTGTACCGCGAACAGCTGGACCCGTGGTTCGAGGACAACGTCTCCGAGGACTGGCCCGAGGTGCGCCAGTGGGCGGTCGACACCCTCGACGAGGAGGGCGAACTGCAGGAGATCGTCCAACTCGTCGGCAAGGACGCCCTGCCGGAGGACCAGCAGCTCACCCTCGAAGTCGCACGGTACCTCCGCGAGGCGTGGCTCCAGCAGAACGCCTTCCACGACGTCGACACCTACTGCGAGCCCGACAAGACCTACCTGATCCTCACGACGATCAAGACGTTCAACGACGAGGCCTTCGACGCCCTCGAAGCGGGCGTGCCGGTCGAGGAGATCACGGCGATCGAGGCGCTGCCGCGCATCAACCGCATCGGCGTCCAAGAGGACTACGAGGCGTACATGGACGAACTGAAAGACGACATCACGGCACAGCTCCGGGAGCTGTACTAA
- a CDS encoding V-type ATP synthase subunit F has protein sequence MSQEIAVIGSPDFTTGFRLAGVRKFENVPDERKDEELDDAVMRTLDDDDVGIVVMHDDDMAHLSREAREAVEGSIEPVLVTLGGGAGSGGLREQIKRAIGIDLMEED, from the coding sequence ATGAGCCAGGAAATCGCCGTCATCGGCAGCCCCGATTTCACGACGGGCTTCCGACTCGCGGGGGTACGGAAGTTCGAGAACGTACCGGACGAACGGAAAGACGAGGAACTCGACGACGCCGTCATGCGAACGCTCGACGACGACGACGTCGGCATCGTCGTGATGCACGACGACGACATGGCGCATCTCTCCCGGGAGGCCCGGGAAGCCGTCGAGGGCAGCATCGAACCGGTGCTCGTCACCCTGGGTGGCGGCGCCGGCAGCGGCGGCCTGCGCGAGCAGATCAAGCGAGCCATCGGTATCGATCTGATGGAGGAAGACTAA
- a CDS encoding V-type ATP synthase subunit C: MSASPGGSNPEYVTTRVRSRRASLFSDDDYRKLVRMGPAEIARFMEESEYEREINALGARHSGVDLIEYALNRNLAKHFNDLLDWANGRLYDLIARYLRKFDAWNVKTVLRGIYSDAEREDVENDLIRAGELDDRLLDRLLDAGSIEEVIDLLDRTMFADPLREAIEEYEDTGVLVPLENAVDRVFYEQLLAELVVDEATETYREFLEAEIDFRNARNALRLARSGADVDPSEYYIDGGRLFSAGELNALASNLDELVVAIRESTYGDDLDSALDEFEEADSLISFERALDAALLEYSERLGFVHPLSVAPIISYILAKEREVDNIRAIARGREAGLSESEIEEELVIL, from the coding sequence ATGAGCGCGAGCCCCGGCGGTTCGAATCCGGAGTACGTCACCACCCGCGTTCGGTCGCGTCGAGCGTCGCTGTTCAGCGACGACGACTACCGGAAACTGGTTCGCATGGGGCCGGCGGAGATCGCCCGCTTCATGGAGGAGTCGGAGTACGAGCGCGAGATCAACGCACTCGGGGCGCGCCACTCGGGGGTCGACCTCATCGAGTACGCGCTCAACCGGAACCTCGCGAAGCATTTCAACGACCTGTTAGACTGGGCCAACGGGCGCCTGTACGATCTGATCGCCCGATATCTGCGGAAGTTCGACGCTTGGAACGTCAAGACGGTGTTGCGGGGCATCTACTCCGACGCCGAGCGCGAGGACGTCGAAAACGATCTCATCCGGGCGGGCGAGCTGGACGATCGGCTGCTCGACCGGCTACTCGACGCGGGGTCGATCGAGGAGGTCATCGATCTCCTCGATCGAACGATGTTCGCGGACCCACTCCGCGAGGCGATCGAGGAGTACGAGGACACCGGCGTGCTCGTCCCGCTGGAGAACGCGGTCGACCGCGTCTTCTACGAGCAACTCCTAGCGGAACTGGTGGTCGACGAGGCGACCGAGACCTACCGCGAGTTCCTCGAAGCGGAGATCGACTTCCGGAACGCGCGGAACGCGCTCCGCCTGGCCCGAAGCGGGGCCGACGTCGATCCTTCGGAGTATTACATCGACGGCGGTCGGCTGTTCTCCGCGGGCGAACTGAACGCCCTGGCGTCGAACCTCGACGAACTCGTCGTGGCGATCCGCGAGAGCACGTACGGTGACGACCTCGACAGCGCGCTCGACGAGTTCGAGGAAGCCGACAGCCTCATCTCGTTCGAGCGGGCGCTTGACGCGGCACTGCTCGAATATTCGGAACGGCTCGGCTTCGTCCACCCGCTGTCGGTGGCGCCGATCATCTCCTACATCCTCGCGAAGGAGCGCGAGGTGGACAACATCCGCGCCATCGCCCGCGGCCGCGAAGCCGGCCTGTCCGAATCGGAGATCGAGGAAGAACTGGTGATCCTATGA
- a CDS encoding V-type ATP synthase subunit E — protein sequence MSLETVAEDIRDEARARAEEIREEGEEHAAEIVEDAEADAEEILAEREAEVEREIEQQREQAVSSAKLEAKQARLEARRDALEEVRGEVETAIAGIDGERRRSLTGALLDAAAEEFDDGESVSVYGRADDEALLEDLLEEYDGFDVAGEYDCLGGVVVESEESRVRVNNTFDSILETVWEDNLKELSNRLFER from the coding sequence ATGAGTTTGGAAACAGTCGCCGAGGACATTCGAGACGAGGCCCGCGCGCGTGCGGAGGAGATCCGCGAGGAGGGCGAGGAGCACGCCGCGGAGATCGTCGAGGATGCCGAGGCCGACGCCGAGGAGATCCTCGCAGAGCGCGAGGCGGAGGTCGAACGCGAGATCGAACAACAGCGCGAACAGGCCGTCTCCAGCGCGAAACTCGAAGCCAAGCAGGCCCGCTTGGAGGCCCGCCGCGACGCGCTCGAAGAGGTCCGCGGGGAGGTCGAGACGGCGATCGCCGGGATCGACGGCGAGCGGCGCCGGTCGCTCACGGGGGCGCTGCTCGACGCGGCCGCCGAGGAGTTCGACGACGGCGAGTCGGTGTCCGTCTACGGACGGGCGGACGACGAGGCGCTGCTCGAGGACCTGCTCGAGGAGTACGACGGCTTCGACGTCGCCGGGGAGTACGACTGCCTGGGCGGCGTCGTCGTCGAGAGCGAGGAGTCGCGGGTCCGCGTGAACAACACCTTCGACTCGATCCTCGAGACGGTCTGGGAGGACAACTTGAAGGAACTGAGTAACCGACTGTTCGAGCGATGA